The Lutibacter sp. Hel_I_33_5 genome has a window encoding:
- a CDS encoding ParB/RepB/Spo0J family partition protein, which yields MARATKKQALGRGLSALLKESSDIVSASDKNADKVVGSIIEIELDLIEVNPYQPRTYFNEEALRELASSIKELGVIQPITVRKLEGNTFQLVSGERRFRASKLIGNKTVPAYIRIANDQEMLEMALVENIQRKNLDPIEVALSYQRLINEIQLTQEDLSTRVGKKRSTVTNYLRLLKLDPIIQTGMRDGFISMGHGRALINIENKDEQLSIYEKMLKEKLSVRQTEQLVKNLKEGTKSTVQKKKVLPKYIKESLKDISEYFGHKIDVSVTSNEKGKITIPFHSKEDFKRIKNLLK from the coding sequence ATGGCTAGAGCAACTAAAAAACAAGCTTTAGGAAGAGGTTTATCTGCCTTATTAAAAGAGTCTTCAGATATCGTTTCTGCTTCAGATAAAAATGCTGATAAAGTTGTTGGAAGTATTATTGAAATTGAACTAGATTTAATTGAAGTAAATCCATATCAACCAAGAACTTATTTTAACGAAGAAGCGTTACGAGAATTAGCAAGTTCTATCAAAGAGTTAGGAGTTATTCAGCCAATAACCGTAAGAAAACTAGAAGGAAACACATTCCAATTAGTTTCTGGAGAACGTCGTTTTAGAGCGTCAAAATTAATTGGAAATAAAACTGTTCCAGCATACATAAGAATTGCAAACGACCAAGAAATGCTTGAAATGGCATTGGTTGAAAACATACAGCGTAAAAATTTAGATCCAATAGAAGTAGCACTTTCATATCAACGATTAATTAATGAAATTCAGTTAACACAAGAAGATTTAAGTACTCGCGTTGGTAAAAAAAGATCTACGGTAACCAATTATTTACGTTTATTAAAACTTGATCCGATTATACAAACAGGTATGCGAGATGGTTTTATTTCTATGGGTCATGGACGTGCTTTAATAAATATAGAAAATAAAGACGAGCAACTTTCTATCTATGAAAAGATGCTAAAAGAAAAACTATCTGTTCGTCAAACTGAGCAATTAGTTAAAAATCTAAAAGAAGGTACAAAATCAACAGTTCAAAAAAAGAAAGTGCTTCCAAAATATATTAAGGAAAGCTTAAAAGATATTAGTGAATACTTTGGGCATAAAATTGACGTTAGTGTTACTAGTAATGAGAAAGGAAAAATAACAATTCCATTTCATTCTAAAGAAGATTTTAAACGCATAAAAAATCTATTAAAATAA
- a CDS encoding DUF5683 domain-containing protein has translation MFTRNFIALLSILFFTSTLYSQKDSLNVKGVKLSGDLKVADKVYNPLSPSKAAFFSAVFPGGGQIYNKKYWKAPIVWGALAIPTYYYLTSDTDYKRYRTAFKLRQNGLKDEFTLDDGNKLLSDDGLESAQRQLRQNRDLSLLSGIIIYILQIVEASVNAHLLQFNTSDNISLKPTIQPDPFKVESPTVGLTLKYSF, from the coding sequence TTGTTCACTCGTAACTTCATAGCGTTATTAAGCATCCTATTTTTCACCTCAACTTTATATTCTCAAAAAGATTCTTTAAACGTAAAAGGTGTAAAATTATCAGGTGATTTAAAAGTTGCTGATAAAGTATATAATCCTTTATCACCTTCTAAAGCGGCATTTTTCTCTGCAGTATTTCCTGGTGGTGGACAGATTTATAATAAAAAATACTGGAAAGCACCAATTGTTTGGGGAGCTTTAGCCATACCAACTTATTATTATCTTACAAGTGACACAGATTACAAAAGGTACAGAACCGCTTTTAAACTTAGACAAAATGGTTTAAAAGATGAGTTTACTTTAGATGACGGAAATAAATTACTATCCGATGATGGACTAGAAAGTGCTCAACGTCAGCTTAGGCAAAATAGAGATTTATCATTATTATCAGGAATAATTATTTACATATTACAAATTGTAGAAGCCAGTGTTAACGCACATTTATTACAATTTAATACCAGTGATAACATTTCATTAAAACCAACAATACAACCAGATCCTTTTAAAGTAGAATCACCTACCGTAGGACTTACATTAAAATACTCTTTTTAA
- the dapB gene encoding 4-hydroxy-tetrahydrodipicolinate reductase: protein MKIALLGYGRMGKEIEKIALSRGHEIVIKKDVDDIIDISLADVAIDFSVPTAAFNNITNCFNNNVPVISGTTGWLDNYDEALEVCKQTKGAFIYASNYSLGVNIFFELNNQLAKMMSALDSYNVTMEEIHHTKKLDAPSGTAITLAEGVIENTDKKSWSLEGEATSENIPINAVRTPDIPGTHTVSYVSEVDTIDIKHTAHNRQGFALGAVIAAEWILGKEGVFSMRDVLNIR, encoded by the coding sequence ATGAAAATAGCCTTACTTGGTTACGGAAGAATGGGGAAAGAAATTGAAAAAATTGCTTTATCTCGCGGACATGAAATTGTTATCAAAAAAGATGTAGACGACATTATTGATATTTCTTTGGCTGATGTTGCAATCGATTTTAGTGTTCCAACAGCTGCATTTAATAATATAACAAATTGTTTTAACAACAATGTTCCAGTGATTTCTGGAACCACTGGCTGGTTAGACAACTATGACGAAGCTTTAGAAGTTTGTAAGCAAACCAAAGGTGCTTTTATTTATGCATCTAATTATAGTTTAGGTGTAAATATTTTTTTCGAATTGAATAATCAATTAGCAAAAATGATGAGCGCTTTAGATAGTTATAATGTAACTATGGAAGAAATTCATCATACAAAAAAATTAGACGCACCAAGCGGAACAGCAATTACATTAGCAGAAGGGGTTATTGAGAATACTGATAAAAAATCTTGGTCTCTAGAAGGTGAAGCAACATCAGAAAATATTCCAATTAATGCCGTTAGAACTCCAGATATACCAGGCACACATACCGTTTCTTATGTTTCTGAAGTAGATACTATAGACATTAAACATACAGCACATAATAGACAAGGGTTTGCTTTAGGAGCTGTTATTGCTGCTGAGTGGATTTTGGGAAAAGAAGGTGTATTTTCTATGAGAGATGTGTTAAACATCCGTTAA
- the lepB gene encoding signal peptidase I, whose amino-acid sequence MTFTQWFLFFLIIQVVHFLGTWKLYIKAGRKAWEAAIPIYNGIVLMQIIKRPKWWIILLFIPVVNLLMFPVVWIETIRTFGFYKRIDSFLVIATLGLYIFYINYATDATYNDERSLKPRSSFGEWVSSIAFAIIAATLVHTYFMQPYTIPTSSLEKTLLVGDYLFVSKFHYGARVPMTTIAAPMVHDTIPSIPVPFTGISLNKAFGSYLKKPQLPYMRLPGFQKIKRNDIVVFSWPADSLKTMWGDTSGEFTYKPIDKRTNYVKRCVGIAGDTLELRNGYVFINGKKNELPDRAKLQFYYTYTSKTPIDNRTYPKFLRKNERTFVYKILNEYWDNPKVQKAFSTGANLTKIGSDSLYTEVAGGVAPNLAQRLKMEMIATKININMTEDEVARLKNYSQTVSIEKINHAKDDAIFPNIKNTTWSQDNFGPIYIPKKGSTVELNDTTLPMYEQIIKRYENNDLEINGDDIYINGQKADSYTFKQDYYWMMGDNRHNSLDARYWGYVPFDHVVGKPVLVWFSWDANAPNFMAKIKSIRWDRMFTTVGGSGKLVSYFYHFLALLGLYFGYSFYRSRKKES is encoded by the coding sequence ATGACATTTACACAATGGTTTCTATTTTTTCTAATTATACAAGTTGTTCATTTTTTAGGAACTTGGAAATTATACATAAAAGCAGGTAGAAAAGCTTGGGAAGCTGCAATACCGATTTACAATGGCATTGTTCTAATGCAAATCATTAAACGACCAAAATGGTGGATTATCCTATTATTTATTCCAGTTGTTAATTTGTTAATGTTTCCTGTTGTTTGGATTGAAACTATCAGAACTTTTGGCTTTTATAAAAGAATAGATTCATTTTTAGTGATAGCAACATTAGGACTTTATATATTCTATATTAATTATGCAACTGACGCTACTTATAATGATGAACGAAGCTTAAAACCAAGATCAAGTTTTGGTGAATGGGTTAGCTCTATTGCTTTTGCAATTATAGCAGCAACATTAGTACATACGTATTTTATGCAGCCTTATACTATTCCAACTTCATCTTTAGAAAAAACATTGTTAGTTGGTGATTATTTGTTTGTAAGTAAGTTTCATTATGGAGCAAGAGTACCAATGACTACTATTGCTGCACCGATGGTACATGATACAATTCCTTCTATACCAGTACCTTTTACAGGCATTTCTTTAAATAAAGCTTTTGGTTCATATCTAAAGAAGCCTCAATTACCTTATATGCGTTTGCCAGGGTTTCAAAAAATAAAGCGTAATGATATTGTTGTTTTTAGTTGGCCTGCAGATAGTCTAAAAACTATGTGGGGAGATACATCTGGAGAATTCACCTATAAACCTATCGATAAAAGAACCAACTACGTAAAACGTTGTGTTGGAATTGCAGGAGATACATTAGAATTAAGAAATGGTTATGTTTTTATTAATGGTAAGAAAAATGAATTACCAGATAGAGCTAAATTACAATTCTACTATACGTATACTTCTAAAACACCGATAGATAACAGAACATACCCAAAATTTTTACGTAAAAACGAACGAACATTCGTTTATAAAATATTGAATGAGTATTGGGATAATCCCAAGGTTCAAAAAGCTTTTAGTACAGGCGCAAACTTAACCAAAATTGGTTCTGATTCTTTGTATACTGAAGTTGCAGGTGGCGTTGCTCCAAATCTAGCTCAACGCTTAAAAATGGAGATGATTGCTACTAAAATCAACATCAACATGACTGAGGATGAAGTAGCACGTTTAAAAAATTATTCGCAAACAGTTTCTATTGAAAAAATTAATCATGCAAAAGATGATGCAATATTTCCGAATATAAAAAACACAACGTGGTCTCAAGATAATTTTGGCCCAATTTATATTCCTAAAAAAGGAAGTACTGTCGAACTTAATGATACAACTTTACCAATGTATGAACAAATCATTAAACGATACGAGAACAATGATTTAGAAATCAATGGTGATGATATTTACATAAATGGACAAAAAGCAGATTCTTACACGTTTAAACAAGATTATTATTGGATGATGGGTGATAATCGCCACAACTCTTTAGATGCTCGTTATTGGGGTTATGTGCCTTTTGATCATGTGGTAGGGAAACCTGTTTTGGTTTGGTTTAGTTGGGATGCAAATGCACCTAACTTTATGGCAAAAATAAAATCTATACGTTGGGATAGAATGTTTACAACAGTTGGCGGTAGTGGAAAATTAGTATCTTATTTCTATCATTTCTTAGCGTTATTAGGATTGTATTTTGGATATAGTTTTTATAGAAGTCGTAAAAAAGAATCATAG
- a CDS encoding WbqC family protein has protein sequence MGLFIPTYFSPISQYSELLKFDTINFEIEDNFQKQTYRNRCYIFGANGKQLLNIPIKHSNKEGKKKTKDTLVENAFPWQSQHLKSLQTAYRSSPFFEFYEDDLLPIFSKKYKFLLDVNIDTYSFLKDALQLETEFKKTNEYKVNSENDFRYLAEVKQKTPNNPKKYIQIFDDKHGYISNLSMLDLLFMEGPNAISYL, from the coding sequence TTGGGGCTTTTTATTCCTACATATTTTTCTCCAATCTCTCAGTATTCGGAACTTTTAAAATTTGATACAATCAATTTTGAGATAGAAGATAATTTTCAAAAACAAACCTATAGAAATCGATGTTATATTTTTGGAGCAAACGGCAAACAACTTCTAAATATCCCAATAAAACATAGTAATAAAGAAGGTAAAAAGAAAACTAAAGATACTTTAGTTGAAAACGCTTTCCCTTGGCAAAGTCAACATTTAAAATCATTACAAACCGCTTATAGAAGTTCGCCTTTTTTTGAATTTTACGAAGATGATTTACTACCGATATTCTCAAAAAAATATAAATTTTTGTTAGATGTAAATATTGATACTTATTCTTTCTTAAAAGATGCTTTACAACTTGAAACAGAATTCAAAAAAACAAACGAATACAAAGTAAATTCAGAAAATGATTTTCGTTATTTGGCAGAAGTAAAACAAAAGACACCAAACAATCCTAAAAAATACATTCAAATTTTTGATGATAAGCATGGATATATCTCTAATTTATCAATGTTAGACTTACTTTTTATGGAAGGACCAAATGCAATAAGTTATTTGTAA
- a CDS encoding Crp/Fnr family transcriptional regulator, with amino-acid sequence MKTLENFINNFHQLPKESFDKFLALTTLKEFSNKEILAEAGKIPKELFILKRGVVRSYYTDSNGKEYIRSLFNPICATGALGALVQDKPSALSYDCLTECELYIVNFKDLKKLIRNDKEIANMYANVLERIFILLEAKIYELSVLDGTQRYLKLKKEIPTIEKLIPQYHIASYLNISAVQLSRIRREINSK; translated from the coding sequence ATGAAAACTTTAGAAAACTTTATTAATAATTTTCATCAATTACCAAAAGAATCTTTTGATAAATTTCTGGCATTAACTACTTTAAAAGAATTTTCTAATAAAGAAATTCTTGCCGAAGCTGGTAAGATACCTAAAGAATTATTTATACTTAAAAGAGGAGTTGTTAGATCGTATTATACAGACTCTAATGGTAAAGAATATATTAGAAGCTTATTTAACCCTATTTGTGCAACGGGTGCATTAGGTGCATTAGTGCAAGACAAACCTTCGGCACTTTCTTACGATTGCCTAACTGAATGCGAATTATATATTGTTAATTTTAAAGACTTAAAAAAACTTATAAGAAACGACAAAGAGATTGCAAATATGTATGCAAATGTTTTGGAGCGAATTTTCATATTACTAGAAGCTAAAATTTATGAATTATCTGTTTTAGATGGTACTCAAAGGTATTTAAAATTAAAAAAAGAAATACCTACTATTGAAAAGCTGATTCCGCAATACCATATTGCATCTTATTTAAACATTTCAGCAGTTCAATTAAGTAGAATTAGAAGAGAGATTAATTCAAAATAA
- a CDS encoding DUF6122 family protein: MTIKFLLHYGLHFIAPLLIAYLINKDHWLKIYLVFILTMLVDLDHLLATPIFDPNRCSIGFHPLHSYIAISIYGVLLFFKKTRIIAIGLLLHMLADYIDCFL; this comes from the coding sequence ATGACTATTAAATTCTTACTTCATTATGGACTTCACTTTATTGCTCCATTACTCATTGCATATCTAATTAATAAAGATCATTGGTTAAAAATCTATTTAGTTTTTATACTAACTATGCTTGTAGATTTAGATCATTTATTAGCAACTCCTATTTTTGATCCTAATAGATGTAGTATCGGATTTCACCCACTACACTCTTATATTGCCATATCAATTTATGGGGTTTTATTATTCTTTAAAAAGACTAGAATTATAGCGATTGGATTATTGCTACATATGTTAGCAGATTATATCGACTGCTTCTTATGA
- a CDS encoding lipopolysaccharide biosynthesis protein — protein MGIIFKQSFKNSLIIYIAFIVGGINTLFFYPRILESEYYGLVAYLLSASNLIMPITALGVHYTIVKFFSSYKTKEEKDRFLSIIIFFPLVIAIPLGYFWDYMHTWIMSKITPENQIIESYTLVIFIVAVSCAYFEVFYAWSKVQLKSVFGNVLKEFWNRAVVMILLSAVFFDFITKPEFIYFLTGAYVIRVFVMMFYAFSLYFPKFTFKLPDNFGEIIRYSLYIILAGSAGAILLDIDKVMIPGKETIEQAAYYSVAVFIGSFIEAPSRAMTQILQPLTSITLNDNDHKEVNSLYKKSSINLLLVGGVFFLLVNCGVHELFKLLPEKGYAGGELVVLMISLAKLYNMFLGNNGAIISNSKFYKISLPFGVGMALSVYYLNKWLFGVYGTDGLALSTLITIFTFNTLKLLFVKSKFNFSPFTDKTVIMLCVIASLFAMFYFWNFSFPSVKIFSFEISPLINLMLKSILILVLYVLLVVKLKVSTQINSLLERFIKIKS, from the coding sequence TTGGGAATTATATTTAAACAATCGTTTAAGAATTCGCTAATCATATATATAGCGTTTATTGTTGGGGGAATCAATACGCTATTTTTCTATCCAAGAATTTTAGAAAGTGAATATTATGGGTTGGTTGCTTATTTATTATCAGCATCAAATTTAATAATGCCAATTACTGCTTTAGGTGTCCATTATACAATCGTTAAATTCTTTTCTTCCTATAAAACTAAAGAAGAAAAAGACCGATTTTTATCTATTATTATATTTTTTCCTTTAGTCATTGCAATTCCTTTAGGGTATTTCTGGGATTATATGCATACATGGATTATGAGTAAGATTACGCCAGAAAATCAAATAATTGAAAGTTATACGTTGGTTATTTTTATAGTAGCAGTTTCTTGCGCATATTTCGAAGTTTTTTATGCTTGGTCTAAGGTGCAATTAAAATCGGTTTTTGGAAATGTTTTAAAAGAATTTTGGAATAGGGCAGTAGTCATGATTTTATTGTCAGCTGTTTTTTTTGATTTTATAACCAAACCAGAATTTATTTATTTTTTAACAGGAGCTTATGTAATAAGAGTTTTTGTGATGATGTTTTATGCGTTTAGTCTGTACTTTCCAAAATTTACTTTTAAGTTACCTGATAACTTCGGTGAAATAATAAGATATTCACTTTACATTATCTTGGCTGGGAGTGCTGGCGCAATTTTACTTGATATTGATAAAGTCATGATTCCAGGTAAGGAAACTATAGAGCAAGCAGCATATTATTCTGTAGCAGTTTTTATTGGTTCTTTTATTGAAGCACCAAGTAGAGCAATGACACAGATTTTACAGCCCTTAACTTCTATCACATTAAATGATAACGATCATAAAGAAGTAAATTCTTTATATAAAAAGAGCTCTATTAACTTATTGTTAGTTGGTGGGGTATTCTTTTTACTAGTGAATTGTGGTGTACACGAACTTTTTAAATTACTGCCAGAAAAAGGATATGCAGGAGGTGAATTAGTTGTGTTGATGATTTCTCTAGCGAAGTTATACAATATGTTTTTAGGTAATAACGGGGCTATAATTAGTAATTCTAAATTTTATAAAATATCACTACCTTTTGGTGTAGGTATGGCTTTAAGTGTATATTATCTAAATAAATGGTTATTTGGTGTTTATGGTACAGATGGATTAGCATTATCTACATTAATAACTATTTTTACTTTTAATACATTGAAATTACTATTTGTAAAAAGTAAATTTAATTTTTCACCTTTTACAGATAAAACCGTCATCATGCTTTGTGTTATAGCAAGCTTATTTGCAATGTTTTATTTCTGGAATTTTAGTTTTCCGTCAGTTAAAATTTTCTCTTTTGAAATTTCACCATTAATTAATTTGATGCTAAAAAGTATATTAATTCTTGTTTTATATGTTTTGTTAGTAGTTAAATTGAAAGTTTCTACTCAAATCAATTCTTTATTAGAGAGGTTTATCAAAATTAAGTCATAA
- the wecB gene encoding non-hydrolyzing UDP-N-acetylglucosamine 2-epimerase — translation MKNKIVTILGARPQFVKAAVLSRIIKKYDVVNEVIVHTGQHFDANMSAVFFNEMQIPKPNYNLAIHSLSHGAMTGQMLENIEEILLKEKPNAVVVYGDTNSTIAGALAAKKLHIKVVHIEAGLRSFNNKMPEEINRIVTDRISDLLSCPTDNAIDNLKKEGFLNMDITIEKHGDIMKDAVEFYKKVAAQKSTIIEELDLVENEFVLATIHRQENTDDEQNLKNIFETLEKVHQEKQVVLPLHPRTKKQLSKYNLSSNITLIEPVGYFDMLTLLSNCNMVITDSGGLQKEAFFNKKHCVIVREETEWVELVDNGFAKVVASIPSKILEAFHQFKNSSIDFNIDLYGDYVGEKIYQSILNLIKE, via the coding sequence ATGAAAAATAAAATTGTCACTATTTTAGGAGCAAGACCTCAATTTGTAAAAGCTGCTGTATTAAGTAGAATTATAAAAAAGTATGATGTTGTAAATGAAGTGATTGTTCATACGGGTCAACATTTTGATGCTAATATGAGTGCTGTTTTTTTTAATGAAATGCAGATTCCGAAACCAAATTACAATCTAGCAATTCATAGTTTATCTCATGGAGCTATGACTGGACAAATGCTAGAAAATATTGAAGAAATTCTTCTAAAAGAAAAACCAAATGCTGTAGTGGTGTATGGAGATACAAACTCAACAATTGCTGGTGCATTAGCTGCAAAAAAACTACACATTAAAGTTGTTCATATTGAGGCAGGCTTACGTTCTTTTAATAATAAGATGCCAGAAGAAATCAATAGAATTGTAACAGATAGAATTTCTGACTTGTTAAGTTGTCCGACAGATAATGCTATAGATAATTTAAAAAAGGAAGGTTTTTTAAATATGGATATCACTATAGAAAAACATGGAGATATCATGAAAGATGCAGTTGAATTTTATAAAAAAGTAGCTGCGCAAAAATCAACAATTATTGAAGAATTAGATTTAGTTGAAAACGAATTTGTTTTAGCGACCATTCATCGTCAAGAAAACACAGATGATGAACAAAATTTAAAAAATATTTTTGAAACATTAGAGAAGGTTCATCAAGAGAAACAAGTTGTTTTACCACTTCATCCAAGGACAAAGAAGCAATTAAGTAAGTACAATTTGTCGTCAAATATTACATTAATAGAGCCTGTTGGTTATTTTGATATGTTAACTTTATTATCTAATTGTAATATGGTAATAACCGATAGTGGTGGTTTGCAAAAAGAAGCGTTTTTTAATAAAAAACATTGTGTTATTGTTAGAGAAGAAACCGAATGGGTGGAGCTTGTAGATAATGGTTTTGCAAAAGTTGTAGCGTCTATTCCATCTAAAATTTTAGAAGCATTTCATCAATTTAAAAATTCATCAATAGATTTTAATATTGATTTATATGGTGATTATGTTGGAGAGAAAATTTATCAATCAATACTAAATTTAATCAAAGAATAA
- a CDS encoding glycosyltransferase family 4 protein, with protein MKALIITYYWPPSGGSGVQRWLKFVKYLQDYNIEPIVYTVDNPSYAIVDSSLEEEVPKNITILKKSIKEPNTIFSFFKSNKAKTSAGFLDSKPTFFVKMLQYIRANYFIPDARKFWIKPSIKYLKEYLTENKVDIIITTGPPHSLHLIGLQIKKDLGVKWISDFRDPWTEIDYFHQLPLTEKSKKKHISLEKEVIKNSDAVLVVGKTMKENFSSLSNNIHVVTNGFDAEIGDEKVKVSLGKRFTITHVGLMNADRNPFLLWKVLQDICLENKGFQTDLEIKLIGKIANEVKDAIAVFEDNNVNVIDYVSHDEVKKHQQSSQVLLLAINKVPSAKGIITGKIFEYLQAKRPILAIGPTDGDAAEIINSTNTGITVGYEDKEVLKETILKFYNDYKNNKLLIVESDINKFHRKELTKKLANIIVETVKG; from the coding sequence TTGAAAGCATTAATAATTACATATTATTGGCCACCTTCGGGAGGTTCTGGAGTGCAACGTTGGTTGAAGTTTGTGAAATATTTACAAGACTATAATATTGAACCAATCGTATATACTGTAGATAACCCTAGTTATGCAATAGTTGATAGTTCATTAGAGGAAGAAGTTCCTAAAAACATAACTATTTTAAAGAAATCGATAAAAGAACCAAATACTATTTTTTCTTTTTTTAAAAGTAATAAAGCAAAAACTAGTGCAGGATTTTTAGATTCAAAACCAACTTTTTTCGTAAAAATGTTGCAATATATTAGAGCAAACTATTTTATTCCCGATGCAAGAAAATTTTGGATAAAACCATCTATAAAGTATTTAAAAGAATATTTAACAGAGAATAAAGTCGATATAATTATTACTACTGGTCCACCGCATAGTTTACATTTAATTGGTTTACAAATAAAAAAAGACTTAGGTGTAAAATGGATTTCAGATTTTAGGGATCCGTGGACAGAAATTGATTATTTCCATCAACTTCCTTTAACTGAGAAATCAAAAAAGAAACATATATCTTTAGAAAAAGAGGTTATTAAAAACTCGGACGCTGTTTTAGTTGTTGGTAAAACTATGAAAGAGAATTTTTCTAGTTTATCAAATAATATTCATGTTGTTACTAACGGATTTGATGCTGAAATTGGTGATGAAAAGGTAAAAGTATCTTTGGGTAAACGATTTACTATTACACATGTTGGTCTAATGAATGCAGATAGAAATCCTTTTTTATTATGGAAAGTTCTGCAAGATATTTGTTTAGAAAATAAGGGTTTTCAAACAGATTTAGAAATTAAATTGATTGGAAAAATAGCTAATGAAGTAAAAGATGCTATAGCAGTTTTTGAAGATAATAATGTAAATGTAATAGATTACGTTTCGCATGATGAAGTAAAAAAACATCAACAATCATCACAAGTTTTATTACTAGCCATTAATAAAGTACCTAGTGCAAAAGGAATTATAACTGGTAAGATTTTCGAATATTTACAAGCAAAACGTCCTATCTTAGCAATTGGGCCAACGGATGGTGATGCAGCTGAAATTATTAATTCAACAAATACAGGAATTACGGTTGGTTATGAAGATAAAGAAGTTTTAAAAGAAACTATTCTTAAATTTTACAATGATTATAAGAATAATAAGTTATTGATTGTAGAAAGCGATATTAATAAATTTCATAGAAAAGAATTGACTAAAAAACTAGCAAATATTATTGTTGAAACCGTAAAAGGATGA
- a CDS encoding glycosyltransferase family 4 protein: protein MRIGMILDSTFPPDPRVENEAISLIHAGHQVFLFCLTYKNQKKEELINGIQVKRYQSNKLEYKLSALAYTVPFYTFMMCKKIKHFIEVNKIEALHIHDIRIAKAVFKANKKHKLPVVLDLHDNMPEVMKLYPHLQKFPGKYIISPKKWKKKEKEFIKKADKIISVSPEFIEDLTNRNSAEKDKFVLVPNTIRKGFYTNYKQDKNVINKYKNNFVVLYLGDTHLRRGLQTAISAVENLKDRLPKIKLVIVGKNTTDPILKEQVKKLNVESFVDFEGWQDVSLFQSYILASDICISPLHRNLQHDVAYANKIFQYMSLGKPLLVSDAIAQKKLVEKVDSGLVHQEKNVKDFSDKILELYNNEELRTRLGENGKHFIENEFSWEHTSNKLIDLYTTLAT, encoded by the coding sequence ATGAGAATTGGAATGATTCTAGACTCAACGTTTCCACCAGATCCAAGAGTGGAGAACGAGGCAATTTCTTTAATTCATGCTGGTCATCAAGTTTTTCTTTTTTGTCTGACGTATAAAAACCAAAAAAAAGAAGAACTTATTAACGGAATTCAAGTTAAAAGATATCAATCTAATAAACTTGAATATAAACTTTCTGCATTAGCATATACTGTCCCGTTCTATACTTTTATGATGTGTAAAAAGATAAAACATTTTATAGAAGTTAATAAAATTGAAGCCCTTCATATACACGATATTAGAATTGCCAAAGCTGTTTTTAAAGCAAATAAAAAGCACAAATTACCTGTAGTTTTAGATTTACACGATAATATGCCAGAAGTTATGAAGTTGTACCCACACCTTCAAAAATTTCCAGGAAAATATATTATTTCACCAAAAAAATGGAAAAAAAAAGAAAAGGAATTTATTAAAAAGGCAGATAAGATTATTTCTGTTTCACCAGAATTTATAGAAGATTTAACGAATAGAAATTCAGCAGAGAAAGATAAATTTGTTTTAGTTCCAAATACAATCAGAAAAGGATTTTATACTAATTATAAGCAAGACAAGAATGTTATTAATAAATACAAGAATAACTTTGTTGTTTTGTATTTAGGAGATACTCACTTAAGAAGAGGTTTGCAAACTGCAATTAGTGCTGTGGAAAATTTAAAAGATAGACTACCAAAAATAAAATTAGTAATTGTTGGTAAAAATACAACAGATCCAATTTTAAAAGAACAGGTAAAGAAATTAAATGTTGAAAGTTTTGTAGATTTTGAAGGATGGCAAGATGTTTCTCTTTTTCAATCGTATATTTTAGCCAGTGATATTTGCATTTCTCCTTTGCATAGAAATTTGCAACATGATGTAGCCTATGCAAATAAAATTTTTCAATATATGAGTTTAGGAAAACCACTTTTGGTAAGTGATGCTATTGCTCAAAAAAAACTTGTTGAAAAAGTGGATTCAGGTTTAGTTCACCAAGAAAAAAATGTAAAAGATTTTAGTGATAAAATCTTAGAACTATATAATAATGAAGAATTAAGAACTCGTTTAGGAGAAAACGGAAAGCATTTTATTGAAAATGAATTTTCTTGGGAACATACATCTAATAAGTTAATAGATTTATATACTACTTTAGCAACTTGA